A window of Watersipora subatra unplaced genomic scaffold, tzWatSuba1.1 SCAFFOLD_35, whole genome shotgun sequence genomic DNA:
agtttcatcaatccagagaagtcaaccgatctgcagaaaagacagttagcaagatacacagctacaatcttggagcaccatgctatgccttgtatcatggacctagacgcaacagacaacctagatgggttccagccattgttactaagatatatggaactcgtagtctcaatgtcaaagtggtaccaaagggacctacttggagaagacatgttgaacaactcagaccaagatactcaacagaagaagatcaagaccctggagataaacctgatataacagaggagacaaaactgcaactaccagcccctacaactgtaacagagcaacctccgtctagaagaagaccacgcaaccctcgtctacctgatggagatgagtatagcagagacaaaccccgaaggtctaagagaaccagaaagaacatttagcttagtgaggaggtgtcatgcaagtgccaagtattattggtactttgccaacaaacattatgcttattagctaaagctttatacaagctaatatattatagtactgtctcattatagctattaataatgcttgtagctttttacaaagcttttctatgaccaaacatataaatacttgggttttctgttatcaaatcagttgtctctggagagtgcaataaaccacatttctctaatttaatactctatttgattgcttctgtgcagaaacataacaattTGCAAACGTCTGCTTTTTTCGAATATGCATTTGTAGGTTTTGGTAGATTTTTACTTTGTAACTTTTATGATTTGTAACTTTGTAGTGCGTTATTTGATAGCTACTTTGCGGTTATTTGAATTTAAgttacaattgatcgacgctgATAATTCCTCTTAAAAAGCCAAATTCGATTGAAAACTGTGGCGAATATAACAATGAGTTCagtgagcttttatgcaacattgttagatttaggtataaaataaaaacatgcctTCAATCTTAAGATGAAGTAAACAATATCATAAACTTCAGCCAATTTCAACACTCGCTATAAGATCATTGTAGGTTAATTTCAACTACTAAGTATCAACCAGTAGAGATATTATTAGGAATCAAAATACATACTTATTCAGACATCTACAGTTTGGAGAGAAGTTAAAGCCAATTTCCTGTATCTCAAAGGACTTACGTAGTTCCGCTCAAAACATAGTGCAAAATATGGAAGGCCATTTGCAACGCCCCTAAATAGGGTTAGATTTAGTTTCCAAACAATTTTGAGGAGCTTTTCGAAACGTATAACGCCATTCTTTATTCAACCGTAAGCTCTGATAGTCAGAATTACAGGCAATGGTTTAAAAATCTCTGTGGCattcaaaaagatttttttttccagtttttacaaaatttatgcAAGAAACAGAAACTTTTACCGCTATTGGCAAAATATCGGAACTGCTTGCattatttatttcaagttttttaagTTTACTCTCATGAAATATAACACTTTTTGCCTCTCTGAATTTTGTATCAAGTGTTTCAAGGAATAATACCTACTCAAATAATCCTGGCAATTACACAAATAGAAATTCATTTCTTTTCTAAGCGTAAATTATTTTATCTCTAATACAGACCTTTGTATTTGGCTAGATTCTGTAGAAGGGATGACAAAGGAAAGGTGAAGCCCAAAAGCCCAGCAATCGTTTGCTACAACTATGGGCGAAGGAACGATCCGTCCTACATGGCCTCCCACCATCACTACAGATTGCCTTTCAGCAAGAAAGTTGATGTAGGATTGCTTAGGAACAGGCAGCGGCTTTACAGCAGCATTCAGGAGTCGTTTTGGTTTTTGCTCAAACTTCAGAGCTGCAATGTCATTCATATGCGAGTGACTTTGTTCATCactttgtattttttttgtgaTTTGGTATTTGAAGATTGGAGTAGCCTGAAGGTTGCAAGCTCGAGTATCATCTTCATGAAATGTGAAAATGAATGGTTGAGAGGCTGGTTCAAGGAAGTTTATTGAAACTGGTGGTTGATTGTTTTCATGATCACCACTGTGCAGCAGATGTGCTGGGACAATGGCATACATCACCTCAAGATGGCTTCCATCAGACTGTTTCTCTTTAGCTGTTGCTATTAGTTCACATTTAGCATCTGTCTGAGCAACATGCCTGCTTTTTGAAAACTGATTTTTAAATTCTGTAACAATCTTTTGGACACGAGCTTGGAAGCACATATTTGTAATTCCACCAGAAGATCGTCGGTTTTGAACTCTGACTTCAAACCCAAAttctaaaaaaacattttctatcTCGTCACCGAATCTTTCGATGCTTTCTCCGTAAACACAGACTATTGGTCCAGGCGCAGAAATAACCAGCAGATGTTGGATCCCATGTCTGACTCGAATTCTAAAATAGACCATTCCGATTTGATATACTTTGAGCCTAGCGTAGGAACCTTGACATTCTAGTGTGATGTATAATTCTGGTACTGAGCTCTCAGTTTATTTGCATCTCAAAACATTATTTCTTATATCAAATCGCTAAAGACAAATTTATCCGTTACCAAAAGATGAAAGTTGTTAGGATCGATGATAATTAGCGTACATAAATCTCATGACATTGCTAGTGGTATATAATCTCGTTGAACCGCTTTAAGAGCTCATATGTCAGAAAAGTCCCACTGATAACGACATGGAAAATGATAGACTAACATTAATCAGCAAAACATACTGTTCCAAGTTTTGAATGCACTGCGGTAGCACCTCCTTGAGTTCAAAGCAAGGTAGATTATCACCGAGGTTGCTATAGGTAAGTCGTATGTTGCTATCTGCAAACAGCAAAAGAAGTATTTAACCTAAAATGTTTCTCTTTTATTCTTCCTTTCTTCTTTTCATCTTTTCATACTGGTTCAAACTAAAAAGATCATACAGCTTCTCAAGTAAAGTGGAAGGTGGTGATTGGAAAGACATTCAGCCTTAAGGATGCTTTGACAATGGGGCATGGCTCCAGTCAACGGTTTTTGCTTGCCAATTGACTATGACTCATCCAGGCGAGATTTGTGAGCCATTgtttaaacattttgcttttaagaAAAATACAAACAGACTCTGAATGTAATAAATTAACCAGGCATTATAATCAATCTTCAAGGGACTTCCCATCAATACTGTGTcttaatattttatctttaaCATCATTTTCACAATCAGTACATGTTTTGTGATTTTGTCGACTTTACTGTGCGTATGATTAGCATCAATATTTCTTTTACAACAAATCAATGTGTTTCCAACAATATTACAGCAGTTATTAGAACATTACTTGCAGCATTGTTTCACACCACTTTGAGTAATAAGCTGATTAGGcattgaaaaaaacaaataatgcaAATAGCAATATTTGTAGTTTTCAAATGCAGGTTGAGGTATTTCGGGTTTGAGCTACACAAATTTTTCcctaaaattttatattgatgAAAATAGCTGTTTATTCCTCACCTTTTGGCAAACAGAGATCTTCCAATTCATTATTAATGCCAGGTGTAGAAACTTGTTCATCCTCTTGAACATTGCTAACAAAACCTTCTGAATAATACCCTGCAAATTATGTAATGACCTTTAGTAACGACATTTAATACTTCGAGTTTGATTTATCATATTCAACATTTAACTCTTTTACCACTGCGCTAAACTcgctattctgaccaaattagGTCAAACAGATTTTTGACAAATCGTTGTTCCACTAGGGTTTATGCA
This region includes:
- the LOC137410003 gene encoding uncharacterized protein → MPHCQSILKAECLSNHHLPLYLRSYSNIRLTYSNLGDNLPCFELKEVLPQCIQNLEQIRVRHGIQHLLVISAPGPIVCVYGESIERFGDEIENVFLEFGFEVRVQNRRSSGGITNMCFQARVQKIVTEFKNQFSKSRHVAQTDAKCELIATAKEKQSDGSHLEVMYAIVPAHLLHSGDHENNQPPVSINFLEPASQPFIFTFHEDDTRACNLQATPIFKYQITKKIQSDEQSHSHMNDIAALKFEQKPKRLLNAAVKPLPVPKQSYINFLAERQSVVMVGGHVGRIVPSPIVVANDCWAFGLHLSFVIPSTESSQIQRFEEGDSGKVIHIQYKDGRWIPIAMLVGKYTVEIPEYGSSIYIAIILSEALNEIERDFGDIFSDIQLHPTSSLYSGEGTELTSEEKLSISSAAELRYNKERFASFTNLKELKIEDTRLDSSDFKALEKLTSLERLRLQRCKFPRISFDSLTKLKELEISRNKLNSSSLVGMEKLKSLEKLDLHSCSLPELPYRCNSMRQNDHIMVIRCSRTGLATEAILPTPEDENIWAQSQCCRASSSHRETVSSKNSIVRFKPALILDRGLALSPNQCPGLYDFKRVHVFGQSFKVFSFLPALVQKPHPLSWRV